A region of Neovison vison isolate M4711 chromosome 7, ASM_NN_V1, whole genome shotgun sequence DNA encodes the following proteins:
- the LOC122912660 gene encoding cyclin-dependent kinase 8-like yields the protein MDYDFKVKLSSERERVEDLFEYEDCKVGRGTYGHVYKAKRKDGKDDKDYALKQIEGTGISMSACREIALLRELKHPNVISLQKVFLSHADRKVWLLFDYAEHDLWHIIKFHRASKANKKPVQLPRGMVKSLLYQILDGIHYLHANWVLHRDLKPANILVMGEGPERGRVKIADMGFARLFNSPLKPLADLDPVVVTFWYRAPELLLGARHYTKAIDIWAIGCIFAELLTSEPIFHCRQEDIKTSNPYHHDQLDRIFNVMGFPADKDWEDIKKMPEHSTLMKDFRRNTYTNCSLIKYMEKHKVKPDSKAFHLLQKLLTMDPIKRITSEQAMQDPYFLEDPLPTSDVFAGCQIPYPKREFLTEEEPDDKGDK from the coding sequence ATGGACTATGACTTTAAAGTGAAGCTGAGCAGCGAGCGGGAGCGGGTCGAGGACCTGTTTGAATACGAGGACTGCAAAGTTGGCCGAGGCACTTATGGTCACGTCTACAAAGCCAAGAGGAAAGATGGGAAAGATGATAAAGACTatgctttaaaacaaatagaAGGAACTGGGATCTCTATGTCGGCATGTAGAGAAATAGCATTACTTCGAGAGCTTAAGCATCCAAATGTCATCTCTCTTCAAAAGGTTTTTCTGTCTCATGCTGATAGGAAAGTATGGCTTCTGTTTGACTACGCTGAACATGACCTCTGGCATATAATCAAGTTTCACAGAGCTTCTAAAGCAAACAAGAAGCCAGTTCAGTTACCTCGGGGAATGGTGAAGTCACTATTATATCAGATCCTAGATGGGATTCACTACCTGCATGCTAACTGGGTGTTGCACAGGGATTTGAAACCTGCTAATATTTTAGTTATGGGTGAAGGTCCTGAGCGAGGAAGAGTAAAAATTGCTGATATGGGCTTTGCCCGATTATTTAATTCACCTTTGAAGCCTTTAGCAGATTTGGATCCAGTAGTTGTAACATTCTGGTACCGAGCCCCAGAATTACTTCTTGGAGCGAGACATTATACCAAAGCTATTGATATTTGGGCTATAGGGTGTATATTTGCAGAACTACTAACTTCAGAACCAATATTTCACTGTCGACAAGAGGACATCAAAACTAGTAATCCTTATCACCATGACCAGCTGGACAGAATATTCAATGTAATGGGATTTCCTGCAGATAAAGATTGGGAAGATATAAAAAAGATGCCTGAACATTCAACATTAATGAAAGATTTCAGAAGAAATACGTATACCAACTGCAGCCTTATCAAGTATATGGAAAAACATAAAGTTAAACCAGATAGTAAAGCATTCCACTTGCTTCAGAAGTTACTTACCATGGACCCAATAAAGCGAATTACCTCAGAACAGGCTATGCAGGATCCCTATTTCTTAGAAGATCCACTTCCTACATCAGATGTTTTTGCCGGTTGTCAAATCCCTTACCCAAAACGAGAATTTTTAACAGAAGAAGAACCTGATGACAAAGGAGACAAATag